A single region of the Serinus canaria isolate serCan28SL12 chromosome 1, serCan2020, whole genome shotgun sequence genome encodes:
- the LOC103827264 gene encoding transmembrane 4 L6 family member 1-like, with product MCTGKCSKCIGITLFPLAVCAIVSNILLYFPNGQVLQLSEITDLVWFFHGILGAGILVILPSFMMLGAGGAGCCANRCGMLLSVILSVMGFAGGAYCVVISLLGLIGGPLCDTGDGEYLYPFRNDTLEDNYLFNQTTWSICKQPENIILWNIVLFSILLVIGVIEAILCFIQVINGLTGFICGTCMRRRKTNISGM from the exons atGTGCACGGGGAAGTGTTCAAAGTGCATTGGGATCACCCTCTTCCCACTGGCAGTATGTGCCATTGTCTCCAACATTCTTCTGTACTTCCCCAATGGACAAGTACTGCAGCTCAGCGAGATAACTGATTTGGTCTGGTTTTTCCACGGCATTCTGGGAGCTGGGATACTG GTTATTTTGCCATCATTCATGATGCTGGGAGCAGGTGGAGCAGGATGTTGCGCCAACAGATGTGGG ATGCTGCTGTCAGTGATCCTGTCTGTGATGGGATTCGCAGGAGGAGCATATTGTGTGGTCATCTCTTTGTTGGGGCTGATTGGGGGTCCTCTGTGTGACACAGGTGATGGAGAATACCTCTACCCTTTCAGGAATGACACTCTGGA AGACAATTATTTGTTTAACCAGACAACGTGGAGTATTTGCAAACAACCTGAAAACATCATCCTTTGGAATATTGTCCTTTTCTCTATTCTCCTGGTCATTGGTGTGATTGAAGCTATTCTTTGTTTCATTCAAGTCATCAATGGACTCACTGGATTCATATGTGGCACATGTATGAGGAGAAGAAAG ACAAATATTTCTGGAATGTGA